ATAGCGTGTCACTGTCGTCACGGCGTTACCAGCCGATGCAATTCGCCATGTACTTCAAGCGCCGCACACTCCCCAATATCCTCCAGCACCAGACGGCCATCGAGGGTCTCCAGCCGCAGGTGTAGCTTTGACCGCATTGTTTCGTCCACGCGCTTGTGCATCTCGGTGCGAATCGGCGCTTTAAGCAAACCTCCGGCATGGCGTTCTGCAGTCAGGGTCAGTTTCATCCCGCGGCCGGTTACCTCCCAGGTTACATGACTATCCGAAATCTGGAGGCGCGGTGTAGTTGAGCGGTTATATGTTGCCCAACGATAGTGTGTTCCGCGATGCCATAGTGCGATAATAAAGCCGGGAAAATTCAGGCCCCAGAGCGGAATACGGGCGATTGAAGCCGATAGCGATGTGCCAGGCATTGAAAAGTGGTTTGACTGCATCCAAATGTAGGCTGAGGGGAAGTTTGTGCCCCAGTCTTTCTCGATATAGCCGCGTCCCCCGTCGAAGGTGTGTCGTTTCCCGTCGATCTCAAGTGTACCGGCCAGCTCATGATCGAGGCTGAGTAGTCCGTGATAACACTCCATCGCCGGAATGTAGGCGAACGGTCCCATTATGCCTGGCTGATACACGGAGTGGACGAGCGGCACACAACCTCGGAACTGGATTTTGCCTGAAATCTGTCGTTGACCGTCCGCGATATTGAGCTGAACGGACTCACCCGAAAAGGAGTTGTCCGCGATACGGACTTCGAACCGGTACGGGTCAGCCGCAAACGCCTCCGCTGGAAACGTGTGGTACGTCGCGTGACCTGTAAGGCCGTCCAGAACCTGGATAAACGAGTGGCTCTTATCGGGATCATCACTGATAAAGATCCCGGGAATAACAGCCCAGCGCTGCCCTCGTGCCGCATCGACAAGTTTGAAGTACCAGCCCTCGAAGAACGGTGGTCGTCGATCGAATCCATGATATATCTCGGGACGCCGGATACCGCGCAGGTATCGAATCATATTGGTTCTTGTTTGGCTTTGACGCGCAGATCATTCGGGCGCGGATCATGCAGGCGAATATAGAAGGATCGGCGCAGCATCCGCCAGTCGAAGACAAACAACAAGAGACCTTGAACAAGGACACCTAGTCCTATGCCACGACGCGCCAGATGCTTCGACCCGCGGGCAAGGCGAAAACCTCCTGCCATATACACAAGGTCAAGGACTCCATTCGCCGCGAGCAGCACCCGCAATCTCCGTGTGTCGCGACGCTGTACGGCAATCGAAAACGGTTCAGACAGGGTTGACTGACGTTTCGTGCTGGAACGCTTGCCGAAGACGGCAATTGCGATGTTAATGGCGCCCCACCCCACGTTCTGGGACGCGAGCGCGCGCCAGAACCGGCTGCCGCGTCCAATGAGCAGCCCTGCAGCCACATTCAGGGAATTCCAAAACAGAAGCCGGTTGGAGACATCACTGCTAAACTGCCAGATGTCCATTCCGTCACTCTGCGCTGGCGATATATCGTGCCTTGAACCGTTCATAACGCCCCCTAATGGAGTTGGGCAAACGCTTTTCACTCTCTTTGGATAGAACCAGTGTAACGCCGAATACAAGCAGCAGGTTGGTAAGGCAGAAGAACAGGAACTCTTCCAACGGCAGGTGTGGTATCACGCTGATTCCAACGGTGCGCTCTGGGCTGATATTCCACGTCCCTGCACGAATTGCGCGACTGTCTGCCAGACCCAGATAGACTGAAGCCGGGACAACTGTTGATGCGATCAGCTTTCGATGGCGCCAGAGAATGTCGCCGCCAAACGCGGTCTGGAGCATGATGGGCGGAAGTGCCCAACCCGTTATTAACGATAAATAGCGCAGGCGATGCCCCCCTTTCCACAATGCCATGAGCGAGACCACCCAAACGGCGCACAGCGCTGAAGTAGCCGTAATTCTGCCGGGGATCATCGTATTAGTGGTGGGAGTTTCGTCCGCTGTATGGCGTGCCCTCCAGAGAAGAAGCGAGCCCGTCATTAACGGCTGAAGTATAAAAAAGGTGTACTCCTCGATGGGAACCCAACCCAAGCGCAAACCTGTTACTAACCGACGGTCATAGCCCCAGATTCGGCTGTAGACCAGATAGTTGTCCCAGATGGTCGTATAGGTGACGGCGACTAACGCATGCGCGAGAAGAACTTTGTCCTCTGGCCAGTTTGTGAGTTCATCAGGGGGATGCCTGCCAGCGCGTTTGTCGCGCCACAGCAGCGCGCGAAATATCGCTAGCGGTAATACGACAAAGCGGGCCAGAAAGCCGAAGTAATGCATTGAACTGGAAGTCCCTTCAGTGACGCGGGGCTAGGTTTGACTTACACGACGACGGCTGAGGCGCCAAATGCGCGGCAGCCGCGCTAACTTGCCCACCGTACCGACATACGCGCGCCTGGAAAAGACGTCGAAGTCGTGCTGCTCGATGTCGCGGAGTATCGCGTAGTAGAGTTTGCCGGCCGCGGCGATCGCAAAACGACCATCGGTATCCAGTAGTTCGAGCCCGCGCCACGACTCTTCGTAAAGTGACCTGTTACGCTGAATTTGGAAGCGCATGAAGCGACGCCAGCGATCGGAAACTCGGCCATCAGCGATATCCTGTTCGGTCAACCCAAACTCGGAAAGCTCTTCCTGGGGCAGGTAGACGCGTCCCGCACGCCAATCCTCAGCAACGTCACGCAAGATGTTCGTCATCTGGAGGGCGACACCTAGACGGACGGCATAAGGCACAGCCTCTTCTCCATGAAAGCCAATAATGTGCATCGCCATCAGTCCAACGGTCGATGCGACACCATAGGCATACTCAGTGAGTTCAGAGAACGTCTGATACCTATTTTGCGATAGGTCACGCTCGACGCCGTCGATCAATTGATCAACATAGCCAGGCGGGATATTGAACCGCTCACGCGTGTCTGCCCACGCGATCAATACGGGGTCGTCGGTCGGATGTGGCGTCCGCACGCGACCCCGCCAGGCCTCCAACTCTGCTGCCGCATCCCCTCGCGCATGGTCGACGATATTGTCGCTCACGCGGCACAATGCATACAGCGCACGCGCCGCATCACGTTTGCTGCGCGGCAAAAATGTTGAGGCGAGGTAAAATGTTCGGCTATTGTGACGAGTAACTGCCGCGCAGGCGTCGAAGGCGCGCAGCAGGCGCTGCTGATCCTGTGCATATACAGTCGCCTGAGCCGTCGTCTGCTGTGCCTGTTCCGCCCACATTAGAAGGCGCTGTTCCCAAGGGTGTGGCAAATATGCCGTCATTGAATTTCCCAGATAGGTAGCTGTGCTAAGTAATTGATACCGGGAATGTAGAAACCGGATATGAATTTGACCTTAGCGACCCATGAATACCCGAAGTCGGACGCTGTATACTTCGCACAATTGCCGATGGACGATATTTTGGGCATAGTCTTAGGGTGACGCGAAAGGACAACAATGTGAGCAGCTTGTTCAGCGGAAAAAAGACCAAAATTGTCGCGACCATCGGACCGAAGTCAGGGGACGAGGAAACGCTGAGGCAAATGATTCGCGCGGGAATGAATGTCGCACGCATCAATTTTTCGCACGGGACCCACGAAGACCATGCGACGCGCATCGAGCGAGTGCGGCGTGTTGCGGAAGAAGAAAACACCGTTGTCGCAATTCTCAGCGACATTCAGGGACCAAAGATCAGAATTGGCGCGGTCAAAGAACACGGGATCCGGTTGGCCGCCGGCGACAAAATTACCCTTACGCTAGATACTACCGCGGATGGCACGAATAACATAGTTGCACTGCCTCATCCGGAGTTCATCATCGACGTTGAAGCAGGCATGACGCTTCTGCTGGACGACGGGAATCTCGAATTCAAAGTGATTGCCAACACTGGCACCTCACTGGTTTGCGAGGCGGTGATTCCGGGGAATCTGACGTCGCGTAAAGGCGTGATGGCACGTGAAGCCAAGCATAAGATGCGCGCCATCACCGATAAGGACCGCCGGGATGTCGAATTCGCATTGTCACAGGGCACTGACTTTATTGCTATGTCTTTTGTGCGAAGCGCTGACGATGTACAGGAGATGCGCTGGCTCATGCGTCACCTCGGGCATGAAGATGTCGGATTGATCGCCAAGATCGAGAAACACGAGGCCCTGGTTAACATCGACTCAATCCTGCTGGGGGTCGACGGCATCATGGTAGCTCGCGGAGACATGGGTCTTGAGGTTGGCGCGGAAAACGTACCGTACTATCAGAAGATGCTCATCACTAAGTGCAACAGGGTTAGCAAGCCCGTGATTACCGCAACGCAAATGCTCAGTTCCATGGAACACAGCCCTCGTCCTACCCGTGCAGAGGCCAGCGACGTTTACAACGCGATCGTGGACGGCACGGATGCGGTTATGCTGAGTAACGAGACTGCCAGCGGTGACTATCCGGTCGAGGCCGTCCGTACGATGGCCCGGATCGCGACGAACGCCGAAGAGCATCTTCCCGCGGGCCGCATGTTCCGTACGGACGAGCGGCTGACCGGAAACGAGCTAATCGCCGATTCGGTCTGCGAGTCGACTTATGTGGTTGCCGAAGCCCTGAAGGCTAAGGCGATCATCACGGCTTCCCTGAGTGGCAGAACGGCCCAGCGCGTGGCCGGCGAACGTCCTCATAATCCGATAATCTGTGTTACGCCGAACAAGTCGACGTATCACCGGCTGGCTTTGGTGTGGGGCGTGATTCCGCTGTTTGTTCCACAGTTCAACACAATTGAGGAGATGATTCGGGTAGTAGCGCTTGAAGCGCAGAATGCCGGAGTCGCCCAAACAGGTGACGTGTTGGTCATTGTGGCCGGCGTACCCTTCGGTAAAGGCGGCGGCACTAACCTGATGAAAGTTCACCGAATCGGCGACCCGTTCAACGGTTAGTGGTGCATCGGGACAAGACATAACGGCTGCATCAGCAGTCGCAGAAGCTGTTCAAAAACAAGAGACTCCCTAAACGTGGGAGTCTCTTGTTTTGTGTTCGAGTTTTGATGCTCGCAGCTCACCGCGAAAACGTTATTCGCCCTCGACGAACTCAAGGGATTTATCGACCGTCTGACGGGCGGCTTCCCGGCGACGCCGGCGCGGCTCTGCCATACTGCTTGAGGGTAAACCCATTGTTGAACGCCCCACATCGGCCGCAGGCGAACGGGCGAGCAATTCTTCGGCCGGCGTCACTGCCTGAGGCGTGGAACAGTGCGGGCAGATGTTCCAGGAAAGTTCAAGCGACTGACCGCACTTGTAGCAGGCCTTCTTAAGCTTGGTATGACAATGCGGGCAGACCTGCCAATTAGCGTGTACACGCTGTGCGCAGCCTGGGCACGTCGGCTTTTCTTCGATTTCCTGAAGCAGCGCCTCTTCCTCAAGTGAGCGCTCGTACGCTTCGGTTAGGGTCTCGCGGGGACGCAGCATGAAGTAGACCAGCAGCCCAGGGACATTGAGCAGCGCCACTATGGCGGTAACGAAGATCTGGGCCAATGGGTCACGGGACCGAGCGCGCATGTCGCGGTTTGTCCAGATGATCATCGCAAGCCACAGCGCTGCGAAAACTACTCCACCGTAAACAGTGGCGACGAGGGCAAAGTCAGTCATAGTTCTCTCTCAAATCACGGTATTACGTGCGTGTTTAGGATAGCACGGTCGGGTTGAGGTTGCGAATTAACGGCGCCGCGTCGGTCGGCGGCGCGGCGCGTCTTTACCCACAAGAATTACAACCGAACGCGCAAGGACGGGAACGGCCACCTGGTTGGGCAGCAGTTCTTCTTCGCCTGGGGTGCAAATGTCGTTCGGTGGGTTTAGCGCCGTATTGGCGAAGACATGCCAACCCAACCCATCCGGAAGGCTCGGAATCTGGAATACATGATTCTGCCAGTGAACGTTCATCGCAATATAGACATAATCGTCCTGCTCGGCATTCGGCATGCCGGACTTAGCAGCGTGTTTGCCGCAAAGCATGAGCGCCAGTGTGCGATTGTGAGACGACCAGTTGGTATCCCAGGCCTTCGTGGTGTGCCAACTGATGTCAGGGTATCCGCTTCCGACCTCGTCACGGTGCGAAAAGTGATGCCGACGGCGCAATACTGGGTGGGCCTTCCGAAACGCAATCATCAACCGGAAATAGTGTAGGAGATCCGCGTTTGTCCTGAGCAGCTGCCAGTCGAACCAGTTGAGTTCGTCATCGTGACAGTAAGTATTGTTGTTCCCACGCTTGCTGTGTCCGACTTCGTCGCCCATGTGAATCATGGGTACCCCCTGGCTGACGAGCAGCACGGCGGCAGCATTCTTGATCATCTTGCGGCGCGTGTGAAGGATTTCCGGATCATCGGTTGCGCCTTCGTGACCGCCGTTCCAACTCATATTCTCATTGTGGCCGTCGAAATTGTCTTCCCCGTTGGCAACATTGTGTTTCCGGTTGTAGGAATACAGGTCCATCAAAGAGAACCCGTCGTGGCAGGTAATGAAGTTGATGGATGCGCGCGTGCCACGTGTTCCGTACAGGTCAGGGGATCCCTGAATTCGTTCTGCAGCCTCCCAGACCTGCCCGCTGTCACCCTTCAGGAACGCGCGGACCGTGTCACGGTATTTCCCGTTCCATTCCGCCCAGCGGCCATAGGCAGGGAAGGTGCCAACCTGATACAGACCACCGGCATCCCAGGCTTCGGCTATCAGCTTGGCATTGGCAAGGATGGGATCATGTGCCAGCGCTTCAAGCAGCGGCGGGTTTGCCAGCGGCATCCCGTTCGAGTCGCGACCAAGAATTGAGGCAAGATCAAAACGAAAGCCATCAATATGGTATTCAGCGACCCAGTAGCGCAGGCACTCCAGGACCAGGTTGCGGACGACAGGATTATTGCAATTGAGCGTGTTTCCCGTGCCACTGAAGTTCATATAGCTTCCATCGGGGGACAACATATAGTAGGTCTTGTTGTCGAGACCGCGGAAACTGAGGGTCTTGCCTTTGTGGTTACCCTCCCCCGTATGGTTGAAGGCCACATCCAGGATCACTTCGATTCCGCTCTGATGGAGAGCTTTGATCAGGGTCTTGAATTCATCGGCCTGCATACCGTATTTGCCAGTGCCGGCGTATCCGGCCTTGGGGGCGAAGAAGCCGAGGGTGCTGTACCCCCAGTAATTCATCAGACGGTCGCCCGTGAAAGGGTTGACACGGTCATATTCAAATTCATCGAACTCAAAGACCGGCATGAGCTCTACACAGTTCACCCCGAGGTCGCGTAAGTAGGGAATCTTCTCGCGCATTGCCGCAAAAGTACCAGGCGGATAGTGCACCCCACTGGACGGATGCCGTGTGAATCCACGCACATGCATTTCGTAGATGATCAGGTCTTCAAAAGGGATATTGGGCGGCCGGTCATCACCCCAATCGTAGTCGTCAAAGAGGATCTGCGCCCGATGCGGAAACGGGTCGCCAAAATCGGGGACTTCGCCCCAGACATCACGTCCGGAGATTAGTTTTGCATAGGGATCAAGCAGAAACATTGAGCGGTCAAAACGGTGGCCGGCATTCGGCTCGTACGGTCCGTCCATGCGGTATCCATACTCGATACCCTCCACATCGAGGTCAAACACCTTCATGGCAAAAACATTCCCGACACGAAATTCCGGGTAAAATGGAATCTCAACCATCGGGTAACGCTCACCCCTGTTGAACACGACTAACCAGGCGGCGGTGGCATGACGCGAAAAAACCGCGAAATTCACGCCGCCCGGGACGATACTCGCGCCGAAAGGATAAGGCTTGCCCGCGCGCAGCCGAAATCCCTCATGCAGATGCGTTGGATGTTGGTCAATCGGGTTGTGGAGCTGCATTTAGGCCTTACATGAGCGCCAGCGCAGTGCCGCGGTCTTTGTAGGTACGGAACAAGTCCAGGAAGCCCGTCATTGACATGATGTCAGCGATTTCTTCGCTAAGCCCTGCGAGTGCCATGGTACCGCTTTTCTCGCGAATGGCGCGATAAAGTGAGAGCAAAAAGCGCAACGCTGCGCTCGAAAGGTATTGTACACTTTCGAGGTCAAGCAGTACACGCTGGCCGCTCTGGATTTGAGCTAGGATCTGGTCTTGCATGGCGGCGACGGACGACCCGTTCAGCGCACCCTTCAGTGACAATACGGTGATGTTGTTGTACCGTTCAACATTCCACAACATAATAACTTGCCCCGATAACGAATAACGAGTGTGTTTAGAGTGTTATGAATGCAAGAAATTATAGCAAGTAAACATAAACAAACGAAGAAAATTGTGCA
Above is a window of Candidatus Flexicrinis proximus DNA encoding:
- a CDS encoding lycopene cyclase domain-containing protein — translated: MHYFGFLARFVVLPLAIFRALLWRDKRAGRHPPDELTNWPEDKVLLAHALVAVTYTTIWDNYLVYSRIWGYDRRLVTGLRLGWVPIEEYTFFILQPLMTGSLLLWRARHTADETPTTNTMIPGRITATSALCAVWVVSLMALWKGGHRLRYLSLITGWALPPIMLQTAFGGDILWRHRKLIASTVVPASVYLGLADSRAIRAGTWNISPERTVGISVIPHLPLEEFLFFCLTNLLLVFGVTLVLSKESEKRLPNSIRGRYERFKARYIASAE
- a CDS encoding phytoene/squalene synthase family protein, whose protein sequence is MTAYLPHPWEQRLLMWAEQAQQTTAQATVYAQDQQRLLRAFDACAAVTRHNSRTFYLASTFLPRSKRDAARALYALCRVSDNIVDHARGDAAAELEAWRGRVRTPHPTDDPVLIAWADTRERFNIPPGYVDQLIDGVERDLSQNRYQTFSELTEYAYGVASTVGLMAMHIIGFHGEEAVPYAVRLGVALQMTNILRDVAEDWRAGRVYLPQEELSEFGLTEQDIADGRVSDRWRRFMRFQIQRNRSLYEESWRGLELLDTDGRFAIAAAGKLYYAILRDIEQHDFDVFSRRAYVGTVGKLARLPRIWRLSRRRVSQT
- the pyk gene encoding pyruvate kinase, whose product is MSSLFSGKKTKIVATIGPKSGDEETLRQMIRAGMNVARINFSHGTHEDHATRIERVRRVAEEENTVVAILSDIQGPKIRIGAVKEHGIRLAAGDKITLTLDTTADGTNNIVALPHPEFIIDVEAGMTLLLDDGNLEFKVIANTGTSLVCEAVIPGNLTSRKGVMAREAKHKMRAITDKDRRDVEFALSQGTDFIAMSFVRSADDVQEMRWLMRHLGHEDVGLIAKIEKHEALVNIDSILLGVDGIMVARGDMGLEVGAENVPYYQKMLITKCNRVSKPVITATQMLSSMEHSPRPTRAEASDVYNAIVDGTDAVMLSNETASGDYPVEAVRTMARIATNAEEHLPAGRMFRTDERLTGNELIADSVCESTYVVAEALKAKAIITASLSGRTAQRVAGERPHNPIICVTPNKSTYHRLALVWGVIPLFVPQFNTIEEMIRVVALEAQNAGVAQTGDVLVIVAGVPFGKGGGTNLMKVHRIGDPFNG
- a CDS encoding zinc ribbon domain-containing protein, whose translation is MTDFALVATVYGGVVFAALWLAMIIWTNRDMRARSRDPLAQIFVTAIVALLNVPGLLVYFMLRPRETLTEAYERSLEEEALLQEIEEKPTCPGCAQRVHANWQVCPHCHTKLKKACYKCGQSLELSWNICPHCSTPQAVTPAEELLARSPAADVGRSTMGLPSSSMAEPRRRRREAARQTVDKSLEFVEGE
- the glgX gene encoding glycogen debranching protein GlgX; this translates as MQLHNPIDQHPTHLHEGFRLRAGKPYPFGASIVPGGVNFAVFSRHATAAWLVVFNRGERYPMVEIPFYPEFRVGNVFAMKVFDLDVEGIEYGYRMDGPYEPNAGHRFDRSMFLLDPYAKLISGRDVWGEVPDFGDPFPHRAQILFDDYDWGDDRPPNIPFEDLIIYEMHVRGFTRHPSSGVHYPPGTFAAMREKIPYLRDLGVNCVELMPVFEFDEFEYDRVNPFTGDRLMNYWGYSTLGFFAPKAGYAGTGKYGMQADEFKTLIKALHQSGIEVILDVAFNHTGEGNHKGKTLSFRGLDNKTYYMLSPDGSYMNFSGTGNTLNCNNPVVRNLVLECLRYWVAEYHIDGFRFDLASILGRDSNGMPLANPPLLEALAHDPILANAKLIAEAWDAGGLYQVGTFPAYGRWAEWNGKYRDTVRAFLKGDSGQVWEAAERIQGSPDLYGTRGTRASINFITCHDGFSLMDLYSYNRKHNVANGEDNFDGHNENMSWNGGHEGATDDPEILHTRRKMIKNAAAVLLVSQGVPMIHMGDEVGHSKRGNNNTYCHDDELNWFDWQLLRTNADLLHYFRLMIAFRKAHPVLRRRHHFSHRDEVGSGYPDISWHTTKAWDTNWSSHNRTLALMLCGKHAAKSGMPNAEQDDYVYIAMNVHWQNHVFQIPSLPDGLGWHVFANTALNPPNDICTPGEEELLPNQVAVPVLARSVVILVGKDAPRRRPTRRR
- a CDS encoding STAS domain-containing protein, which produces MLWNVERYNNITVLSLKGALNGSSVAAMQDQILAQIQSGQRVLLDLESVQYLSSAALRFLLSLYRAIREKSGTMALAGLSEEIADIMSMTGFLDLFRTYKDRGTALALM